The Miscanthus floridulus cultivar M001 chromosome 17, ASM1932011v1, whole genome shotgun sequence genome has a window encoding:
- the LOC136517833 gene encoding serine/arginine-rich splicing factor RS2Z33-like, with product MPRYDDRYGNTRLYVGRLAPRTRSRDLEYLFSKYGRIREVELKRDYAFIEFSDPQDADDAQYNLDGREVDGSRIIVEFAKGVPRGSGGSREYMGKGPPPGTGRCFNCGIDGHWARDCKAGDWKNKCYRCGERGHIERNCQNSPRNLRRERSHSRSPSPRRGRGRSQSYSRSRSYSRSRSPSGSPRGGRRDRDERRSRSLSYSRSASPRRSVSPAKEKERSRTPDGSRSPRSPSARDDVSPPPKDNGARNGSDREDSPGTRENSKRSRSPSDGYRSPAANGRSPSPRDDRSPSPKGNNGDDERRGSPGGSRSP from the exons ATGCCTCGCTATGATGACCGCTATGGGAATACACGCTTGTATGTTGGAAGATTGGCTCCCCGCACCCGATCCCGAGACCTAGAATATCTTTTCAGCAAATATGGAAG AATACGTGAAGTGGAGTTGAAGCGCGACTATGCATTCATT GAATTCAGCGACCCCCAAGATGCTGATGATGCGCAGTACAACCTAGATGGCAGGGAAGTTGATGGAAGCCGCATTATTGTTGAATTTGCTAAGGGG GTTCCTCGTGGTTCTGGTGGTTCACGAGAATATATGGGAAAAGGGCCTCCACCAGGAACAGGTCGTTGTTTTAACTGTGGAATTGATGGTCACTGGGCAAGGGACTGCAAGGCTGGTGACTGGAAGAACAAATGTTACCGCTGTGGCGAAAGGGGCCATATAGAAAGAAATTGCCAGAACAGTCCAAGGAATCTCAG GCGTGAGAGAAGCCATTCACGGTCTCCATCCCCACGCCGTGGACGGGGCCGCAGCCAGAGCTACAGCAGAAGCCGGAGCTATAG CCGATCCAGGTCCCCATCTGGATCTCCGAGGGGTGGACGCCGTGACCGTGACGAGAGGAGATCAAGGAGTCTTAGCTACAGCAGGAGCGCAAGCCCTAGGCGTTCTGTCTCTCCTGCAAAGGAAAAGGAGCGCAGCCGCACACCTGATGGCAGCAGGAGCCCAAGGAGCCCCAGCGCAAGGGATGATGTGAGCCCACCACCAAAGGATAATGGTGCACGCAACGGCTCAGACCGTGAAGACAGCCCTGGGACCAgggagaacagcaagaggagtAGGAGCCCATCTGACGGCTACCGTAGCCCTGCGGCCAATGGGCGCAGCCCGAGCCCTAGGGATGACCGTAGCCCAAGTCCCAAGGGCAACAACGGCGATGATGAGCGCCGTGGCTCACCAGGAGGAAGTCGGTCCCCCTGA